In Idiomarina sp. PL1-037, a single genomic region encodes these proteins:
- a CDS encoding type II secretion system F family protein — MFIFVLAFLIVCSGLCWLWIFSHLTPKRYQQLEEKLTLSTVRSLEEFFLRMPVTILVRSYLVVTLLSPLIVWFYVNRTWAVATFVMTLLAPPFVYHHFKKQRYIKVEKQLPGMLIGLSNQLRSGTSVGSALKNLKGTLLPPLGQEVDELLRQEKVGKPLTDCLEDWQRRVPVFSIKLVVQSLVLGLKSGGQQSDLFLRLADNLQQQQHIKERQITLTSQARMQAKILVMMPVGLYFLLSWMKPEHTALFTESRVGIFMLIVALILMVIGGWMVKRIMHPEDEK, encoded by the coding sequence ATGTTCATCTTCGTTTTAGCGTTCTTAATCGTTTGCAGCGGACTTTGCTGGCTATGGATCTTTTCGCATTTAACACCAAAACGATATCAGCAACTTGAAGAGAAATTGACGCTATCAACAGTACGCTCTTTAGAAGAGTTTTTCTTGAGAATGCCGGTAACAATTTTGGTCAGAAGTTATTTGGTAGTCACGCTTTTATCGCCCTTAATCGTATGGTTTTATGTTAATAGAACCTGGGCAGTAGCGACGTTTGTTATGACTCTATTGGCTCCGCCATTTGTTTATCACCATTTTAAAAAGCAACGTTACATAAAAGTTGAAAAGCAGTTGCCCGGTATGTTGATTGGCCTCAGTAACCAGTTAAGAAGTGGTACAAGTGTCGGATCAGCATTGAAGAATTTAAAAGGAACGTTACTACCTCCCTTAGGGCAAGAGGTGGACGAGCTGTTGAGGCAGGAAAAAGTGGGTAAGCCATTAACTGATTGCTTGGAAGACTGGCAGCGGAGAGTTCCTGTTTTCTCCATTAAACTGGTGGTTCAATCTTTAGTTTTAGGTTTGAAAAGTGGAGGGCAACAATCGGATTTATTTCTAAGATTGGCTGATAATCTCCAACAACAGCAGCACATAAAAGAGCGGCAGATAACGCTGACTTCACAAGCTAGGATGCAGGCTAAAATTCTCGTTATGATGCCAGTTGGATTGTATTTTCTTTTAAGTTGGATGAAACCAGAACATACAGCACTTTTTACTGAGTCACGCGTTGGTATTTTTATGCTTATAGTGGCCCTTATATTAATGGTTATTGGTGGGTGGATGGTTAAGCGAATTATGCATCCGGAAGATGAAAAATGA
- the smpB gene encoding SsrA-binding protein SmpB, whose protein sequence is MSKKKPQQSSNTIARNKKARHEYFLEDKFEAGVSLQGWEIKSIRAGKVNISDSYVIIKNGEAYLLGAEIQPLNQASSHVYCEPDRSRKLLLKRRELDKLIGASEREGYSIVATTMYWKGPWAKLEIFLAQGKKSHDKRDTIKERDWQRQKARIMKHSVR, encoded by the coding sequence ATGAGTAAAAAGAAACCACAACAATCATCCAATACCATAGCTCGTAATAAAAAAGCGCGGCATGAATACTTCCTTGAAGACAAGTTCGAGGCGGGTGTCAGTTTGCAGGGCTGGGAAATTAAGAGCATACGGGCTGGCAAGGTCAACATTAGCGACAGCTACGTCATTATAAAAAATGGCGAGGCTTACCTTTTGGGTGCCGAAATTCAGCCACTTAACCAAGCCTCAAGCCATGTTTATTGCGAGCCAGACCGCAGCCGTAAACTGCTGCTGAAGCGCCGCGAGCTGGATAAGCTTATTGGCGCCTCAGAGCGTGAGGGCTATTCCATAGTTGCCACAACCATGTACTGGAAAGGCCCGTGGGCAAAACTGGAAATATTTTTAGCCCAGGGTAAAAAGTCACATGATAAACGCGACACCATTAAAGAGCGCGACTGGCAACGCCAGAAGGCTCGGATAATGAAGCATTCGGTGCGTTAA
- a CDS encoding type II toxin-antitoxin system RatA family toxin has protein sequence MPSIEKSALVSYSAKQMFDLVNHVEAYPEFVPGCAAARVLESSSQQKVAALDISKAGISKTFTTRNTLHEPERIDMDLVDGPFKKLTGGWVFTPLADDACKVELKLDFEFSSRLLGMAFGKIFKEVTSRMVDAFVKRAEQVYGNQHGQ, from the coding sequence ATGCCGAGTATCGAGAAAAGTGCTTTAGTTTCGTACAGCGCCAAACAAATGTTCGACCTCGTTAACCACGTTGAAGCTTACCCGGAGTTTGTGCCCGGATGTGCTGCTGCGCGGGTGCTGGAGTCGTCCAGCCAACAAAAAGTGGCTGCGTTAGACATAAGCAAAGCGGGTATCAGCAAAACCTTTACCACCCGCAATACGCTGCACGAACCCGAACGTATAGACATGGACCTGGTAGACGGGCCATTTAAAAAATTAACCGGTGGCTGGGTATTTACGCCACTGGCCGACGACGCCTGCAAAGTTGAGCTTAAGCTGGACTTTGAGTTTTCCAGTCGCTTGCTGGGCATGGCCTTTGGTAAAATATTTAAAGAAGTGACTTCCCGTATGGTCGATGCCTTTGTGAAAAGGGCGGAGCAGGTGTATGGAAACCAGCATGGGCAATAA
- the cpaB gene encoding Flp pilus assembly protein CpaB translates to MTKKAKWIFAVIFSSIISMVTVFLIHQYLQKETSRRLQEASGSAGSVVVFSKDLNAGDILEVSDLLVRKYPHELINEHWYLESSASLVIGRKLRNSVKSGEPVSERILSNNQNSGLSEVLPNGYYAITVTTDNLGHHNALLKVGDQVDIVFAGDSFESSREYLSFEKIEVFDIHGLQEGYGSYSLTLLVEPEKVAAFTKAIGSPMLVWARSRHLDQVSIWHQDSKQSKVQPWKVQ, encoded by the coding sequence ATGACAAAAAAGGCGAAATGGATTTTTGCCGTCATTTTTAGTTCAATAATTTCGATGGTGACTGTTTTTTTAATTCATCAATATCTACAGAAAGAAACTTCCCGACGACTTCAAGAGGCCTCAGGAAGTGCTGGTAGCGTTGTTGTTTTTTCCAAAGACCTTAATGCCGGAGATATTCTTGAAGTAAGCGACTTGCTGGTTCGAAAATATCCGCACGAACTTATCAATGAGCATTGGTACCTGGAGAGCTCGGCTAGTTTAGTTATCGGTAGGAAACTAAGAAATTCTGTTAAATCTGGTGAACCCGTTTCTGAACGAATTTTATCGAATAATCAGAACAGTGGTTTGTCGGAAGTTCTGCCTAATGGTTATTACGCTATCACGGTCACTACGGATAATTTAGGCCACCATAATGCGCTGCTGAAAGTCGGAGATCAGGTTGATATTGTATTTGCCGGAGATTCTTTCGAAAGTTCACGAGAGTACCTTTCTTTTGAAAAAATTGAAGTTTTCGATATCCACGGATTGCAGGAGGGATATGGTTCATATTCGCTGACATTGTTGGTGGAGCCTGAGAAGGTAGCGGCATTTACGAAAGCTATTGGAAGTCCAATGTTGGTGTGGGCGAGAAGCCGCCATTTGGATCAAGTAAGTATTTGGCATCAAGATTCTAAACAAAGCAAGGTGCAACCATGGAAGGTTCAGTAA
- a CDS encoding CpaF family protein, with protein MTSVNLINSLKEHLDTRDPRFESMSECELRRYAESYLKETTGESGKDIADVVAEVIGLGPIERLLEDDSVTEIMVNSYDQIYVERSGKLQKADEQFSNEFSLRRTIDKIVLPLGRHVDDASPMVDARLPDGSRVNAVLGPLATKGSCLTIRKFIKKSLTVKNLVDSGSLTEQAAEFLRLAVRCRQNIIVSGGTGTGKTTLLNILSQAIPEDERIISIEDAAELRLDHNNLISLEARPKNQEGTGAINIRELVINALRMRPDRLIVGECRGSEALDMLQAMNTGHAGSLSTVHANSARDALRRLEIMVLMGGIELPISALRQQIASAVNIVVQIARLSDGRRSVLSISEVTGIDDNVLQLSPLFERRNTTQSLISNKTLCKFADEQGDDIRQEVWESIMGDGLCSSSF; from the coding sequence ATGACATCAGTAAATTTAATCAACAGCCTCAAAGAGCATTTAGATACCAGAGATCCGCGTTTTGAGTCTATGAGTGAATGCGAGTTGAGACGCTATGCTGAATCCTATTTAAAGGAAACTACAGGTGAGTCCGGAAAAGACATAGCAGATGTAGTGGCTGAAGTGATTGGTCTGGGCCCTATTGAGCGCCTTTTAGAAGATGACTCAGTAACTGAAATTATGGTTAATAGCTATGATCAGATCTATGTTGAACGCTCAGGTAAGTTGCAAAAAGCGGATGAACAATTCAGTAACGAATTTTCTCTGCGGCGGACTATCGATAAGATCGTTCTGCCTTTAGGTCGTCACGTTGATGATGCTTCGCCTATGGTCGATGCTCGTTTACCGGACGGTTCTCGCGTAAACGCTGTTTTAGGACCTTTAGCGACCAAAGGATCGTGTCTCACTATTCGAAAGTTCATTAAGAAATCTTTAACGGTCAAGAACTTGGTAGATAGTGGCTCATTAACGGAGCAAGCTGCTGAATTCTTAAGGCTTGCTGTTCGTTGTCGCCAAAATATAATTGTTTCTGGCGGGACTGGAACGGGAAAAACAACCTTATTAAATATTCTGTCTCAGGCAATTCCTGAAGATGAAAGAATTATAAGTATCGAAGACGCGGCTGAACTGCGGTTAGATCACAATAATTTGATAAGTCTTGAGGCCAGACCCAAAAATCAAGAAGGGACCGGCGCTATAAATATTCGCGAGCTCGTTATTAATGCGCTGAGAATGCGTCCCGATCGACTTATTGTAGGCGAGTGCCGTGGGTCGGAAGCTTTAGACATGTTACAGGCTATGAACACTGGTCACGCGGGATCTCTGAGCACGGTTCATGCGAACAGTGCTCGCGATGCTTTAAGACGTTTGGAAATTATGGTCTTGATGGGTGGAATAGAGCTTCCTATTTCTGCGTTGCGGCAACAAATAGCCAGTGCCGTTAATATTGTGGTTCAGATAGCGCGTCTTTCTGATGGCAGAAGATCCGTGCTTAGTATCAGTGAAGTTACGGGTATAGACGATAATGTTTTACAGCTGTCACCACTATTTGAAAGGCGCAATACGACTCAGTCATTAATAAGTAATAAGACGTTATGTAAGTTTGCTGACGAACAAGGGGACGACATTCGCCAGGAGGTCTGGGAATCGATTATGGGAGATGGGTTATGTTCATCTTCGTTTTAG
- a CDS encoding type II and III secretion system protein family protein, whose protein sequence is MEGSVKFKHYLVVALLLFVVLNARAEVNHSSYYLEEGETRIISIEPGSDILISDETVVDVHVLDNSRAILRGVGVGKADIWLKSEEVLKELKVIVTASLELSLEGRLDAISEAEQTLNKTEKSGITVLTGKVSKRNYEELEKISENHEEILNLTESFQEEPPMLTLRVNILETKRQYLEDLGIRWQGTTSGPTFSSSLSGLFEWDAEINSQLMLMQRRGLAKLLANPVLSTQSGEKATFLAGGELPIPQVVAQGMQDVTFREYGIKLVIQPVVLDDNRIKTQLHAELSNIDPAVSVSGVPGILSRRTESVFLSNDGDTLVLSGLLSTDESAQDDEIPGLDSLPILGNAFRSQQNREQTTELIIMVTAERMDTAKERLNDKQKRLAQKHDWYQKDSILQLRETFR, encoded by the coding sequence ATGGAAGGTTCAGTAAAGTTCAAACATTACTTAGTCGTGGCTCTGTTATTGTTCGTCGTCCTTAATGCTCGGGCTGAGGTTAATCATAGCTCCTACTATCTTGAAGAAGGTGAGACTCGAATTATCAGTATAGAGCCAGGAAGTGACATTCTTATCAGTGACGAGACTGTTGTAGATGTTCATGTGCTCGATAATAGCCGTGCAATTTTAAGAGGGGTGGGAGTTGGTAAAGCTGATATCTGGCTAAAATCCGAAGAGGTATTAAAAGAGTTAAAGGTTATTGTAACAGCGAGCCTGGAGCTCTCCCTGGAGGGGCGTTTAGACGCTATATCTGAAGCAGAACAGACTCTTAACAAAACAGAAAAGTCCGGAATTACAGTTTTAACGGGCAAGGTATCCAAAAGAAATTACGAAGAGCTTGAGAAAATTTCCGAGAATCATGAAGAGATTTTAAATTTAACTGAATCTTTTCAGGAAGAGCCGCCTATGTTGACCTTGAGAGTCAATATTCTGGAAACCAAGCGCCAGTATCTCGAAGATCTTGGAATTAGATGGCAAGGGACAACGAGCGGCCCTACATTTTCGAGCTCTTTATCTGGTTTGTTCGAGTGGGACGCCGAAATTAATTCCCAACTGATGCTTATGCAGCGACGCGGTCTAGCCAAACTATTGGCAAATCCTGTTTTATCTACCCAAAGCGGTGAGAAGGCAACGTTTCTTGCGGGAGGGGAACTGCCTATTCCTCAAGTTGTCGCGCAGGGTATGCAGGACGTTACTTTCCGCGAATACGGCATAAAGCTTGTTATTCAGCCGGTCGTTTTAGATGACAACAGAATAAAAACTCAGCTTCACGCCGAATTAAGCAATATTGATCCTGCTGTTTCTGTTTCAGGTGTCCCCGGCATACTTAGTCGTCGTACGGAATCGGTGTTTCTTTCAAATGACGGAGACACGCTGGTTTTGTCTGGTCTTTTAAGTACAGATGAGTCAGCTCAGGATGACGAGATACCGGGCTTAGATTCATTGCCGATTCTGGGAAATGCCTTCAGAAGTCAGCAGAACAGAGAGCAAACCACGGAATTAATTATTATGGTTACCGCTGAGCGTATGGATACGGCTAAAGAGCGATTGAATGATAAGCAAAAACGATTAGCGCAAAAACACGACTGGTATCAGAAAGACTCCATTTTACAGCTAAGGGAGACATTTCGATGA
- a CDS encoding DUF192 domain-containing protein, with protein MTNEKEIILWPKVKAMKKFHQRLIGMLGEQQPTTEMAFWFPFCKSIHTWGMKEPIDVVAFDKGNNIIEIRRFICPNEMARFKGAHGLIEMAAGNFWPLEKWVGKKLKFINKHGELNENKHFDCCIAIELN; from the coding sequence ATGACAAATGAGAAAGAAATTATATTATGGCCCAAAGTAAAAGCCATGAAAAAGTTTCATCAAAGGTTGATTGGCATGCTGGGCGAGCAGCAACCAACGACAGAGATGGCTTTTTGGTTCCCATTTTGTAAATCAATACACACCTGGGGAATGAAAGAGCCAATTGATGTTGTAGCCTTTGACAAAGGAAACAACATTATAGAGATTCGCCGATTCATTTGTCCCAACGAAATGGCCCGTTTTAAAGGGGCTCACGGATTAATTGAAATGGCTGCTGGAAACTTTTGGCCTTTAGAAAAATGGGTTGGGAAGAAACTAAAGTTTATTAATAAGCATGGAGAGCTAAATGAAAACAAGCATTTTGATTGCTGTATTGCTATTGAGCTTAACTAA
- the prmB gene encoding 50S ribosomal protein L3 N(5)-glutamine methyltransferase, producing MQVRNLEQAIQELVSIDDITRWSVTQLNQSDVYYGHGTDNPIDEARALLSFVLQLTTAQLAAMGHCRMLNSEKQEFTELLKQRIEQHIPAAYLTHQAWFAGLPFYVDERVLVPRSPIAELIENGFQTWLVEAPHRVLDLCTGGGCIAIACAYAFPEAEVDALDISTEALEVAEFNIEQHGLTHRVTPIQSDLFDAVKAEKYDLIVTNPPYVDAEDMADLPAEYHHEPELGLAAGEDGLILVDKMLMQASELLNDGGLFVCEVGNSMPALAEKYPRTPFMWLEFANGGDGVFLLTKQQLIEHKQRESKAS from the coding sequence TTGCAAGTGCGTAATCTGGAACAAGCCATTCAAGAGTTAGTAAGCATTGACGACATTACTCGCTGGAGCGTTACTCAGCTGAACCAGTCTGACGTGTATTACGGCCATGGCACCGACAACCCAATTGATGAAGCCCGGGCTTTATTAAGCTTCGTGTTACAGTTAACAACGGCTCAGTTAGCCGCTATGGGTCATTGCCGTATGCTCAACTCTGAGAAACAAGAGTTTACCGAGTTATTAAAGCAACGCATTGAGCAGCACATTCCGGCTGCGTATCTGACTCATCAGGCCTGGTTTGCCGGATTACCATTTTATGTCGACGAACGGGTTCTGGTGCCACGCTCTCCAATAGCCGAGCTTATTGAAAATGGCTTTCAGACTTGGTTAGTCGAAGCCCCGCACCGTGTTCTGGATTTGTGCACCGGCGGCGGTTGTATCGCTATAGCCTGCGCCTATGCGTTTCCTGAAGCCGAGGTCGATGCGCTGGATATTTCCACGGAAGCGCTGGAAGTGGCGGAGTTCAATATTGAGCAGCACGGTTTAACTCATAGGGTTACGCCTATTCAGTCGGACTTATTCGACGCGGTAAAAGCAGAAAAATACGATTTAATTGTTACGAACCCTCCGTATGTTGATGCCGAGGATATGGCTGATCTACCGGCTGAGTATCACCATGAACCGGAACTTGGGCTGGCTGCCGGTGAAGATGGTTTAATTTTGGTAGATAAAATGCTGATGCAGGCGTCGGAATTACTGAACGATGGCGGCCTGTTTGTTTGTGAGGTGGGTAATTCAATGCCGGCTTTAGCTGAAAAGTATCCAAGAACGCCGTTTATGTGGCTTGAATTTGCTAACGGCGGCGACGGTGTATTCCTGTTGACGAAACAGCAACTCATTGAACATAAACAACGTGAAAGTAAGGCCAGCTAA
- a CDS encoding RnfH family protein yields METSMGNKLTIEVAYATPDKQVLLTVHPQEGATVEECIRMSDVFEQFPEIDLEQQKVGIWNKTVKLDAQPRDGDRIEIYRPLIADPKAVRKRRAEEAKQSGRANRVTGGRPDTNRRTQAEESKPE; encoded by the coding sequence ATGGAAACCAGCATGGGCAATAAATTAACCATTGAAGTGGCATACGCTACTCCTGACAAGCAAGTGCTGCTAACGGTGCATCCGCAAGAGGGCGCAACGGTAGAAGAGTGCATACGAATGTCGGACGTGTTCGAGCAGTTTCCGGAAATTGATCTTGAACAGCAAAAAGTGGGTATCTGGAATAAGACGGTGAAATTAGATGCACAGCCGCGAGACGGTGACCGTATTGAGATTTATCGTCCGCTCATTGCCGATCCAAAAGCCGTACGCAAACGTCGTGCGGAAGAAGCCAAACAGTCCGGCCGGGCTAATCGGGTTACCGGTGGCCGACCTGACACAAATCGCCGAACGCAGGCCGAGGAGTCTAAGCCAGAATGA
- the smrB gene encoding endonuclease SmrB, with the protein MVANKRQSSSLSEDDIELFREAAKGAARIKQDKLAPEPPKIAELRKRRQLSQHPSAQQIADASRSASHYFSDDFEAHFADGPVRFAAEGESGYLVKQLRRGDYTPELLLDLHGMTLATARQELAALLLACEREHIDCCCIMHGHGSGKLKQQLPHWLVQHPHVRAFHQAPLEWGGAASLLVLLKVAS; encoded by the coding sequence ATGGTTGCAAACAAACGTCAGTCATCATCACTTTCGGAAGACGATATCGAGCTTTTTCGTGAAGCCGCAAAAGGTGCTGCCCGTATAAAGCAGGACAAACTGGCACCGGAACCACCCAAAATTGCTGAATTACGTAAACGCAGGCAGTTGTCGCAACACCCCAGCGCCCAGCAAATTGCCGATGCCAGCCGCTCGGCCAGTCATTATTTTTCCGATGATTTTGAAGCCCATTTTGCCGACGGCCCGGTTCGTTTTGCTGCGGAGGGGGAGTCTGGGTATTTGGTTAAACAGTTACGCCGGGGAGACTACACACCCGAGTTACTGCTGGACTTACACGGCATGACATTAGCCACGGCACGCCAGGAGTTAGCGGCGTTATTACTGGCATGTGAGCGCGAACACATAGACTGTTGCTGCATTATGCACGGGCACGGCAGTGGTAAATTAAAGCAGCAATTGCCACACTGGCTGGTGCAGCATCCGCATGTTCGGGCGTTCCATCAGGCGCCGCTGGAATGGGGTGGCGCGGCGTCGCTATTGGTACTGTTAAAAGTTGCGAGCTAG
- a CDS encoding type II secretion system F family protein, with protein sequence MIIVAALIFLATLSFSLLVPPVWQILGLGQKLDYAVSKIWSVLPENVKRWTVRYLEVDFLKGAGRSFCFWVFMACVSVSISLLSGFWLLSLAYILLLLMIINKRRQLVLKNNKAIVRQLPDFCDLISMMIASGIPLISALEKVSASCSDLLLAREITSMLSRLRRGTSFARSMDELNERYDAKQLHEWTSMLIKGYQQGTSLTKSLRFYANQLRQDLLNSAEKRAQEAPVKLLFPLVTCFFPVNFLVILGPVIVQISQGGFG encoded by the coding sequence ATGATTATAGTTGCTGCCTTAATATTTCTCGCTACTCTTAGCTTTTCGCTTTTAGTCCCCCCTGTCTGGCAAATACTGGGGCTTGGGCAAAAGCTTGATTATGCAGTATCAAAAATTTGGTCCGTTTTACCGGAAAATGTCAAAAGATGGACTGTTCGTTACCTGGAAGTAGATTTCCTAAAAGGAGCCGGTAGATCATTTTGTTTCTGGGTTTTTATGGCATGTGTGTCAGTCTCTATCTCTCTGCTTTCTGGATTTTGGCTTTTAAGCCTTGCTTATATTCTCTTATTACTAATGATCATAAATAAGAGAAGACAGTTAGTTCTAAAAAATAACAAAGCGATAGTTCGCCAACTTCCTGATTTTTGTGATCTAATTTCTATGATGATTGCTTCAGGTATTCCGTTAATTTCCGCTTTAGAAAAGGTATCTGCGTCGTGCAGCGATCTTCTGCTGGCGCGGGAGATCACATCGATGCTTAGTCGGCTAAGGCGAGGGACAAGTTTTGCTCGGTCAATGGATGAACTGAATGAACGGTATGACGCAAAGCAGCTCCATGAGTGGACTTCGATGCTAATAAAAGGATATCAGCAAGGAACTAGCCTAACCAAGTCGTTAAGGTTTTATGCTAATCAATTAAGACAGGATTTACTTAACTCAGCGGAGAAGAGAGCGCAAGAGGCGCCAGTAAAGCTTCTTTTTCCACTTGTAACCTGTTTTTTCCCGGTAAATTTTCTGGTTATTCTGGGGCCAGTAATTGTTCAAATAAGCCAAGGAGGGTTTGGATGA
- a CDS encoding Tad domain-containing protein has translation MIALEKSNTRIKGQTLILMVGVLLLVSMLLFAVTDMGKHARRQWYLQSVADNAAYSAAVAMSRQMNFLALTNRALIGNQVAIAQWVGLASYMSMLDRTADNLETVTSFIPYIGQITRVLSTILDRVEEGYQQLARVLIRFQSAVIQGISAAQRLLDASFVMELPLLIQDIVDKHSGDLGWEAYQGGGVVPFPTLWWRKTEVRNTKNAKESKEFEELTLNSLDPFSRSRGYNWVDIFTHKIVKRGGTELSRNRHGGWDWHALDSVSLHGRKWFVGSYREQLPLGWGAKAQKQKRYHRSGYGGAFQKNSMSSRLGLAQMESFNSNPQKFSYMRLSNFLKMSMDTVIIKVGGINQVAYAKAKTHFSRPDKIFSRKDELYETDNLFNALWEPQLTSISYKDKTGILGRDVL, from the coding sequence ATGATTGCTTTGGAAAAATCCAACACGCGAATAAAAGGACAAACCCTGATTTTAATGGTCGGGGTTTTGTTACTCGTTTCGATGTTGCTTTTCGCTGTGACCGATATGGGGAAGCACGCCAGGCGCCAGTGGTACTTGCAAAGTGTTGCTGATAACGCGGCTTATAGCGCAGCTGTTGCTATGTCCCGGCAGATGAACTTTCTAGCTTTAACAAATCGTGCACTTATTGGAAACCAGGTAGCAATAGCTCAGTGGGTTGGTCTAGCGAGCTATATGTCTATGTTAGACCGGACGGCGGACAACTTAGAGACAGTAACGTCATTCATTCCTTATATTGGGCAAATAACCAGAGTGTTATCCACCATTCTCGACCGAGTCGAGGAAGGTTATCAGCAATTGGCGCGTGTCTTAATCCGTTTTCAATCGGCTGTGATACAGGGAATATCAGCGGCACAGAGACTTTTAGATGCAAGTTTCGTCATGGAGCTACCACTTCTTATTCAAGATATCGTTGATAAGCATTCAGGAGATCTAGGTTGGGAAGCGTATCAGGGAGGTGGTGTTGTGCCATTTCCAACTCTTTGGTGGCGCAAAACAGAAGTCCGTAATACTAAAAACGCTAAGGAATCCAAAGAGTTTGAAGAGCTTACTTTAAATAGTCTGGATCCTTTTAGTAGAAGTAGAGGATACAACTGGGTAGACATATTCACTCATAAAATAGTAAAGCGTGGCGGAACAGAATTATCAAGAAACAGACACGGAGGTTGGGATTGGCACGCGCTGGATTCTGTTTCGCTTCACGGACGAAAATGGTTTGTAGGTAGTTATAGGGAGCAACTGCCATTAGGTTGGGGTGCGAAAGCACAAAAACAAAAACGTTATCATCGTTCCGGTTACGGGGGCGCTTTTCAAAAGAACTCAATGTCTTCCCGACTCGGGTTAGCGCAGATGGAGTCGTTTAATTCGAATCCGCAAAAATTTAGCTATATGCGGCTAAGCAACTTTTTAAAGATGAGCATGGATACGGTGATAATAAAAGTGGGGGGTATTAACCAAGTTGCATATGCTAAAGCAAAAACGCATTTTAGTCGTCCAGACAAAATCTTCTCTAGAAAAGATGAGCTTTATGAAACGGATAACTTGTTTAATGCGCTCTGGGAGCCTCAGCTAACTTCAATATCTTATAAAGATAAAACAGGAATTTTAGGTCGTGACGTGCTCTAA
- the sixA gene encoding phosphohistidine phosphatase SixA produces the protein MKLYIMRHGEANYPQGSYSDRERRLTTNGEHEVITTAKWLIDKQPKVDCVYVSPYIRAQQTASILLSHLKTGQKQNCDDITPDGHAGSVVSWLAAEIQQHGYESVVLVSHMPLVSYLVHELDASVQPPIFPTAGIAVVDFSPETLRGKFQQLLIAERCAG, from the coding sequence ATGAAGCTGTATATCATGCGTCATGGTGAAGCAAACTACCCACAGGGCAGTTATTCTGATCGCGAGCGTCGTTTAACCACTAACGGTGAACACGAAGTTATAACCACGGCGAAATGGCTGATAGACAAACAGCCGAAGGTTGACTGTGTTTATGTCAGCCCATATATACGGGCTCAGCAAACGGCTTCTATTTTATTGTCGCACCTGAAAACCGGACAGAAGCAAAATTGCGATGACATTACGCCCGATGGTCATGCCGGTTCGGTTGTCAGTTGGTTGGCCGCAGAAATTCAGCAGCACGGTTATGAAAGTGTGGTGTTGGTGTCGCACATGCCGCTAGTGAGTTATTTAGTGCATGAGCTGGATGCCAGTGTGCAGCCTCCTATTTTTCCGACAGCGGGTATTGCGGTTGTCGACTTTTCTCCGGAAACCTTACGCGGCAAATTTCAGCAGCTGTTAATAGCAGAGCGGTGTGCGGGCTAA